DNA from Polaribacter sp. NJDZ03:
TAGTTTTAAAAATTTCTGGAGCGTAATACAATACTACGTTTATACCCACAAATTGTTGAAAAATAGAAAGTAAAACTCCAATGATAATTACTAGCCAACCAAAAGATAAAAGGTTTCCTGATGTTTTTTCATTCATAGAATCTTGTATTTCTGCAAAAACTCTATTACCTTCTTCTTTACCATTTACTTTAATTAAAACATCTAAAGCTTCTGTTGGTTTGTTTCGTAATACTAAAGATCTTGGTGTGTCTGGAACAAAAAATAAAAGTCCTAAAAATAAGCCCGCAGGTATTACTTCTGAAGCAAACATCCATCTCCAACCAACTTCATTTAACCAAGCATCAGAACCACCACCTCTAGAAATAAAATAGTTCACAAAATAAACTACCATAAAACCTCCAACAATTGCTAATTGATTAAAAGAAACCAATTTACCTCTACTTTTTGCAGGAGCAATTTCTGCGATGTATAACGGAGACAACATAGATGCTAAACCTACTCCAATACCTCCAATAATTCTATACACAATAAAAATTGTAGAATATGTATGATCTAATTCTCCTAAAGTTCCAATAAACATTTCTGGCATTGCAGAACCTAAAGCTGAAATTAAAAATAAAATAGCGGCTAAGATTAACCCTTTTTTTCTTCCTAGTTTTTTACTAACTAACCCTCCAAAGATTCCACCAATAATGCAACCAATTAATGCACTTGATACTAAAAATCCTTTAAAAGCACTTGCTGCTGTTTCTGATAATCCTTTTGGAATTACAAAAAAACTATCTAGAGATCCTACAGTTCCTGAAATTACACCGGTATCATAACCAAATAGTAAACCGCCTAAAGTGGCCACTAATGTTAATTTAATAAGATATCCTGAATTAGTTGATTTCACCATAGTTTTCTAGAAGTTAGTTTTTTTAAAGTCTTTTTTTTTAAAACTGAGTTTTAGTAAAAAACCTTTCATATTGTTAAATATGAAAGGTCTCTTTATTCTTATATATATTGATTGATAATATTCTCAAACAATTCTTGCTTACCACTTTGTAATGTTAATTCCCCATTTTCATGAGCAATGTTGTATAAATCTTTAAGATCTAATTTACCAGCTTCAAAGTCTTTTCCTTTTCCTGCATCAAAAGAATTATATCTTTTTTCTCTTAAAGAGTTGTAAGCAGAAGAAGTTAAAATTTTGTCTGCAGTTAACAATGCTCTAGCAAATGTATCTGCTCCACCAATATGTGCATGAAAAACATCATCCATATCTGTAGAGTTTCTTCTAATTTTTGCATCAAAATTAACTCCACCACCTTGTAAGCCTCCAGCTTCAATTAACACTAACATTGCTTCTGTAGCTTCTTGAATGTTGTTTGGAAATTGATCTGTATCCCAACCGTTTTGGTAATCTCCTCTGTTTGCATCAATACTTCCTAACATTCCTGCTTTAGCAGCAACTGCCATTTCGTGTTGCATTGTGTGTTGTGCTAACGTTGCATGGTTTACCTCAATATTCAATTTAAAATCTTGGTCTAAACCATACTCTTTTAAGAATCCAATTGCTGTTGCAGAATCAAAATCATATTGATGTTTTGTTGGCTCCATTGGTTTTGGCTCAATAAAGAAAGTTCCTTTAAAACCTTGTGCTCTTGCATAATCTCTTGCTACGGTTAAGAATTGTCCCATGTGGTCAATTTCACGTCCCATATCTGTGTTTAATAAAGACATGTAACCTTCTCTTCCTCCCCAAAAAACGTAATTTTCTCCGCCTAATTTAATAGTTGCATCTAAAGCTAATTTTACTTGCCCACCTGCTCTTGCAAGTACGTTAAAATCTGGATTTGTAGCAGCACCATTCATATAACGTGGATTAGAAAAACAGTTTGCTGTTCCCCATAATAATTTTACGCCACTTTCTGCTTGCTTACCTTTAATGTAATCTGTAATAGTATCTAATCTTTTTTCTGATTCTGCAAAAGTTCCTGCTTCTTGCACTAAATCGTAATCATGAAAACAGAAATAATCGAAACCTATTTTATTGATAAATTCAAAAGCAGCATCTGCTTTGTCTTTTGCAGCTTGAATAGGGTCTGTAGATTGATCCCAAGGAAAGTTTTGTGTTCCTGGTCCAAAAGGGTCTCCTCCTTGCCCACAGAATGTATGCCAATATGCTATTGAAAACTTAAACCATTCACTCATTGTTTTTCCTGCAACCATTTGGTTTGGGTTGTAGTATTTAAATGCTAATGGATTGTCTGACTCTTTACCTTCGAATTGAATTTTGTTAATTCCTTTAAAATATTCCTTATTCGCCATCTTTAAATGTTATTTAATTGTTTATTCGTGTTATTATGTTATTCGGTTATGTTTGGTAAGCACTACCTTTTTAGGTAACGCCCAAAATTATATTTTTTTATTGATTTTTCAAAACGAGTTCTAATTCTTTTTTCCAATTTTTATAAGCCTCTAAATAAGGCTCTTTATCTTTAAAAGGCATAAAGGTCATTACATGATCATTGTCCATAATTATTTTTCCAAAAGACTCAAAATCACCTTTGTGTAAATTTGCAGCTCTTGCCGCTCCAATAGCTCCGGTTGTATTAAATATTTCTATTTCTTGCTCTATTAAAGTTGCTACCGTATTTGCAAATATATCTGAACGGAATAAATTATCATTTCCTGCTCTAATTACGCTTGGCTTAATTCCGTCTGACTTTAAAATCTCCATACCGTACACAAAAGAGAACGCAATACCCTCTAAAGCAGCTCTACACATGTGCCCTTTATGATGGTTATTTAAATTCATGTTTACAATACGAGTACCAATTTCTGTGTTATTTAGCATACGCTCTGCTCCATTACCAAAAGGAATTAAACAAACACCATCTGAACCTACAGGAATTTCTGAGGCCAAATTATTCATCTCTTCGTAAGAATCTACGGCTAAATTATTTAACAACCAACGGTACTGAATTCCTGCACCATTTATACACAACAATTTACCAATTCTTGCTGCTGCTCCTTTTTGATAATTTACGTGTGCAAAATTGTTTACTCTAGAGCTTTCTTTTGCAGATAAACTATCGGTAATAGCATATACCACTCCAGATGTTCCTCCTGTTGCACCAACTTCTCCTGGGTTAAATACATTTAAAGATAGCGCGTTGTTTGGTTGATCTCCTGCTCTATAATAAATTGGAGTTCCTGCTGCAAGACCACTTTCTAGTTCTCCTTTTTCATCTACTAAAGACTGAACACCAAATGTATCTACAATATCTGGTACTAAAGACTTGTCAATTCCATAATGCTCTAAAAGAAAATCTGCAATAGTATCATTCTTAAAGTCCCAAAAAATCCCTTCTGACAACCCTGAAATAGTGGTATTTATTTTGTTTGAAAATTTATAAGCAATATAATCTCCTGGCAACATAAATTTATGAACCTGATTATAAATATCTGGCTCATTATCTTTAACCCATTTTAATTTTGAAGCTGTAAAATTTGCTGGTGAATTTAATAAATGAGAAGCACATTTTTCTTCTCCAATTTCAGAAAAAGCGGTATTACCTGTTTCAACAGCTCTACTATCACACCAAATAATACTTTTACGAAGTGGATTTCCTTTTTTATCTACTAAAACCAAACCGTGCATTTGATAAGAAATACCAATACCTTTAATTTGGGTTCTACTTATATTATATTCTTTTTTTAGCTTGGTAATTGCGTTGCAAATGTGCAGCCACCAATCATTTGGTTTTTGCTCTGCCCAACCATTTTTTTGAGCAAACATGCCCATCTCTTCTTTAGGCTCTTGCACAACTCCTAAACTTTTTCCCGTTTCTACTTCTACCAAAGCCGCTTTTATAGAAGAACTCCCAATGTCTAATCCTAAATAATACAAACCTTCTTGTTTTAAGTTAAAAAAAATGGCCTAACACAGTGTATAAATCCTAAGCCTTTTATCAAGTAATAAAAATACTTTTAAACCCCATAAGTAAATAACAAAAAACGTGCATGATGTATTATAGAATATGCAAATTGCCCTATTAATAAAAAGAAAGCTTAGATTACCTCTTACAATAGATAGGAATTAGTTTAAAAACCCAAAAATACTAAACCAAATATTTACGCAAACTTTAAAACCATAATATTTCAATTTTATATTAATTTTATTTGCAATACGCTCTTATTTTAATCCTTCCAGTAAAATATTTTTAACTTTTCTGAGAAGGTGGTTTTGAACATGCAGATATGTTACAGAAACTAATTACTTGCTAAAATAAAAAAAAGATATTTAGAATTCTTCAAATACAAATTCTAAGCGATATCTAAATACTAAAAAATTATGCCTAGACCTAATTTTGGTAATACACAAACTTAAAATTCAATAGCAAATCACACTGCTAAAATTTTTGCAGCACTCAATAAAAATAAAAAACTTTTTTTACTGATTTAAAAACCTAAACCATGTACTTTTTTAGCTTATTACGGATCAACACAAAAAGTTGTGGAGTAAAATAAAAAGGAAGAACTTTGACTTTTAAATTACTTCTATTTTGGATACTTCAATTGAGCTTATTAAATTATTACTACCAGAAATACTTGTTAACTATTTTAAACTTACCAAACACGAAGTTAAAAATGAAGAACTCCATTTCTATTTCACTGAGTTAAACACAATTCCTGAAGAATTTAAAACACTTAAATTAAGCTCTAAAGGATTTTTTCCAGAAGCCACTATTCAAGATTTTCCTATTCGAGGTAAAAACGTTTTTCTACATGTTATTAGAAGGCGTTGGATTGATGATAATTCTAAAAAATTAGTGATAAGAGATTGGCAGTTAGTAGCAAAAGGCACTAGAATTACTAGTGAATTTGCTGCTTTTTTAAAACAAATCAGTCTGTAATAATGCTACAAGTACATCTGTTGTAGCAACCTTTTACGGAGTAAGCCCTAGAAACTTACAGAGACAATACAAAGATTATTTAAGTGATTTTAAGCAATGGAACCAAAAACCACATGCTGAACAATGGTTGCTTTTTCCTGAAAATACTGGAAGCTATCTTTCCATAGATGAAACAGCATTTTCTAATGGAGATTTATATACTATCGTGACTAATAAAAATGCGAATGGAAAAAAAGGTGCTTTACTGGCCATGATTAAAGGCACTAAAGCAGAAGATGTTATTAGAATCCTTAATAAAATCTCTTTAAAACAACGAAAAAAAGTAAAAGAAGTAACCTTAGACATGGCAGCAAACATGGGGTTAATCGTTAAAAAATCATTTCCAAAAGCAGTACTAGTTATAGATCGATTTCATGTGCAAAAATTAGCTTTAGATGCTTTGCAAGAAATTAGAATTAAACATCGTTGGGAAGCAATAGATAAAGATAACGACGCCATAGAAAATGCTAGAAACAACTCCTTAAAATATGTTCCTAAACTACTACCAAATGGAGATACTCTAAAACAATTATTAGCTAGAAGTAGATACCTATTGTATAAATCTAGTAACAAATGGACTAACTCCCAACAAGAAAGAGCTGAAATACTTTTTAAAACTTATCCAGATATAGAAAAGGCATACAATTTATGTCAAAACTTATCCTGGATTTACAATCAAACAAAAGATAAAACCGTTGCCTTAACTAGACTTGCTAAATGGGATGAAAATGTAAGACAAGCGAAGTTTAAAAGCTTTAATACCATTGCTAGAACAATGTCTATACATTATCAGAATATACTCAACTATTTTGACAATAGAAGTACAAATGCTTCTGCAGAATCGTTTAATGCTAAAATAAAAGCATTTAGAGCACAATTTAGAGGTGTTAGAAACATCAAATTTTTCCTTTTTAGACTCTCAAATATTTATGCCTAATTTCTAAATCCCACAACTTTTGGACTTGATCCCTTATTACGCTTTTAAAAATAAGAATTTAAACTAAAAAATGAAATTACCCAGGTTAGAGTTGAAAATAAAGAAACGTACAAACCCAACAACAATGAATCAATACAAAAAACGTGTAAAAAAAGAAAACCCTTTTAATCAAATGATTAAAAGGGTTTGCAGTTGGCCTACAAGGACTCGAACCTTGAATGTCGGTACCAAAAACCGGTGTGTTACCAATTACACCATAGGCCAATACTCTAATGCGGGTGCAAATTTAAACCTTTATTTAGAACCTGCAAACATTTTTTAATTTTTTTTACATTTAACAAACATTTATGATGAAATTTCTCCTTTTAAAAGTGAGACTCAACTAATTTAATTCATATTTATTAGTAAATTCGCCACACATTATTAAACAACTATGACATCAGCAAAATTTAAAAAATGGAACATCATCTTAGGATGGGCTACATTTGTAATTGCTTTAATTACTTACTACCTTACACTAGAACCAACAGTAAGCGCTTGGGATTGTGGAGAATACATTTCTACATCCGTTAAATTAGAAGTTGGTCATCCGCCAGGAGCACCTTTATTTCAAATGTTAGGGGCATTTTTTGCCATGTTTACTTCAGATGTTACTCATATTGCTAAAATGGTAAACTTTATGTCTGCACTGGCAAGTGCGTTCACTATTTTATTTATGTTTTGGACAATTTCTAATTTAGCACTAAAACTTGCTTTAAAAACAAGTGAAGCTTCCGAAGGAAAATACATTGCAATTTTAGGAAGTTCAATAGTAGGTGCTTTAGCCTATAATTTTTCAGATAGTTTTTGGTTTAGTGCCGTAGAAGGAGAAGTATACGCAATGTCATCTTTTTTAATGGCTTTATTATTCTGGTTAGGTTTAAAGTGGGAAAGCGAACTACACACAGCTAGAGGAAACAAATGGTTAATTCTTATCAGTTTTGTGGTAGGGTTATCTTTTGGGGTACATATTCTTTCTTTATTAGTTATTCCTGCAATTGTAATGCTGTATTTCTTTAAGACGTATAAAAACATCAACATAAAAACAACTGCAATTGCAACCGTAATTTCTGTACTTGCTTTAATGTTTGTTTTTAAATTCTTATTTCCGTTTACATTAAAATTCTTTAGTGCTTCTGAGTTATTTTTTATAAATACCATAGGAATGCCTTATAACTCTGGAAGTATTATTGCAGCGATTATTTTAGTTGTTTTATTTTACCTAGGGTTAAAATATACTCGTAAGAAAAATAAAATTCATGCAAATACACTAGTTCTTTCTGTAATGTTTATTATGATAGGTTTTTCTTCTTGGATGATGTTACCAATTAGAGCAAACGCCAACACTACTATTAACGAGAACAACCCTTCTAGTGCACGTGAATTATTAGCATATTACGATCGTGAACAATATGGTGATGCAAATGTTTTTTACGACACTTATTACTCAAACTCTTACGACAGAGAACAAGATGCTAAGAACCCTTACAAGGATGATAAGCCAAAATATGAGAAATTAAATGGAAAATACGAGATTGTAAATAACTACGAAGGAGTTGTACCAAACTGGTCTGACAAACACAAAGGTTTTATACCAAGAATGGTAAACCCTGCTTCAGAAAAAATGTATAAATCTATTGCAGGTATTCCACAAAACAGTAAACGTAAACCTACATTTGCAGAGAATATGAAGTTTATGATGAGCTATCAGTTTGGCTATATGTACGGACGATATTTTATGTGGAATTTTGTTGGTAGACAAAACGATATTCAAGGAAACTTAGATGTTTTTAACGGAAACTGGATTAGCGGAATTAATACAATAGATGAAATGAGATTAGGTTCTCAAAAGAACTTACCTTCTCAGGTTTTAGAAAATAAAGGAAGAAATAAATACTACTTTTTACCGTTAATCTTAGGTATTATTGGTTTATTATATCAAATTAAATGGGATAAAGAAAATTTCTTTACACTCCTTTTATTCTTTGCCTTTACAGGGTTTGCTATAATTTTTTACACAAATCCAAAACCTTTTGAACCCAGAGAAAGAGATTATGCGGTTGTAGGTAGTTTTTACATTTTTGCTATCTGGATTGGCTTTGGTGTACTTGCACTATATGAATATCTAAAGAATTTTGGAAATAAAAAAACAATTGCAATTGCAGTTTCTTTAGTTTCTCTTTTAGCAGTACCAACTTTAATGGCTTCTCAAAACTGGGATGATCATGATCGTTCTAACAGATATACAACGCACTTAAATGCACAAGCATATTTAGAAAGTTGTGATGAGAACGCAATTATGTTTACCATTGGAGATAATGATACCTTCCCGCTTTGGTATATGCAAGAAGTAGAAGGCATTAGAACAGATGTAAAATTAGTAAACACTTCTTTATTTGCGACTGCTTGGTATATAGACCAAATGAAACGAGCTACTTATAAAGCAGCTCCTATTCCGTCTCAATTAGAACATGATCAGTATAAATACGGAACTTTAGATGTTGCCTATTCTATGGATCATCCGCGTTTTAAAGATTCTATTATGACTATTAAAAACTTTATGCGTTGGATTGCTTCAGATAGTGATGCAACTTATGTAGAAACAGAAAATGGTCAGAAAGAAAAGTATTATCCTACTAATAAAATTAGAATTCCTGTTAACAAACAAAAAGTATTAGAAAACGGAATTGTAGCCCAAAAAGATGCTGATAAGATTCTGCCTTACATAGACATAACTATTGATGATAGAGCTTTATTTAAGAATAGAATTTTAATGTTAGATATTCTTGCCAATAACAATTGGGAAAGACCAATTTACTTTACAGGTGGCGCAAATGCCGCAGAAGAATACCTTTGGTTAAAAGATTATTTACAATTAGATGGTTTGGCCTATAAATTAGTACCTATTAAAACTCCGATGGCTAAAAAGAGCCCACTTGATATGGGTAGAATTGACACCGAAAAGATGTACACCAATATTCAGAAATGGGATTGGAGAAACATTAACGACGGAAAAATTTATTTAGACGAACAAACCAAAAGAAATTCAATTTCTATGCGTAATAGCTTATTGCGTTTATCTGAAGCTTTTGAAAAAGAAGGAGATACCGCAAAAGCATTAGAACTCTTAGACTTGTCATTAGATAAAATGCCAATTGAAGACTTTGATCATTATAGCCTATCTATGGGGTACCCAGAGTCTTATTATAGATTAAGAGACACTAAAAAGGCAAGAGAAACAGCTAGAACATTGATAGACTTATTTAAAGAAAAATTAATTTGGTTAAGCACATTTTCTACAGAAGATACTCAATTAATTTTTGATGACATAGATACTACGCTTTACATGTACAGAAACATTATTACACAAACAGAAGAAGGCGAAGTTGATAAAGAATATTTAGAGGCATTACAAAATGAATTTATAAATATTGTAAAACTATTTGATCATCTAATTCCGGATGAAGAATAACACCTTTTAAATGAAAAGTTATTTCCCCAGAACGCCACGTTTTATTATGAGATTTTTCTCTAAATATACGTGGCGTTTTCTTTCTGATAAAAAAGAAATTTTTCTCACTTTTGATGACGGACCTACGCATGAAATTACCCAATTTGTTTTAGCCGAATTAAAAAAACACCAAGCAAAAGCAACTTTTTTTTGTATTGGAAAAAACATACAAAATCACCCAGAAATTTTTAGTAAAATTATTACTGATGGACATAGCATTGGTAACCATACCCAAAACCATTTAAATGGTTGGAAAACTGGTAATACAACTTATATTGATAATGTTTTAGAATGCGAAAACAACCTGCAAGTTTTTAAGAACCATGTACATTTAAATACCGCAGAAACATCTAAAGACACCTACAAGGTTATAGAAACCTTGCAGGATAAAGCAAAACTATTTAGACCCCCATACGGTAAGGTTAAAAAATTACAAGCACAAGAATTGATTAAAAAAGGCTACCAAATTATTATGTGGAGTGTTTTATCTGCAGATTTTGATACCTCTATTTCTAATGAAAAGTGTTTAGAGAATGTTTTAAAAAACACGGGATCAGGAAGTATTATTGTTTTTCATGATAGCGTAAAAGCAGCTAAAAGAATGAAATATGCCTTACCAAAAGTGTTGCAGCATTTTTCTGATAAAGGGTTTGTTTTTAAAGCAATATAAAAACGACCAAATGTCATTTCGAAATGGGCTTTTTAGCGATTGAGAAATCTAAGAGTCTATTTTATTAACCGTACAACACCTCTCTAAAAATTTTATGAAAAATAAAATTCACTTGACATGACATTTCGTAAAATTGTATACTTAACTCTTTATTTAAACTACATAGAAAACAAAGTATATTTGGCTTTAAAAGAAGTACGTAAAACTACCAATGTCATTTCTAAATGAGCTTTTTAGCGGTTAAGAAATCTTATAACAGTAAGAATAGCAAAACTGAATGTAATCAATTTTGTTTGTAATTTTATGAAGAAATAATGCCTTGCTCTTCATAAATTAGAGATTGCTTCGTACCTCGCAATGACAAAAAGTTAACAAACAAATTCTAACCCTCATAGAACCTTTCTACAAGCTCAAGACAGTCTCATTGTTTGAGCTCTTTTTTAGAATAAAAAAGCGAGAAGTGGAAACAGGAAATAGCTTCTAAAAAAATTAAAGATATTTTAGTACTAAACCTACTAAAGTTTTTGAGTCTTGTAAACCTGCTTGACGCCATTTCATTTCGCCATTTTTATAAATCATAAAAGTTGAGCCTCCTTTAATGAGTAAAGCATCTGCAAGATTTTCGTTATTAGCAACATCTATCTTAATTACCTTTGCCTTGCTTCCTATAGCTGCAACAACATACCTTAAGGTACTTACTGCAGTGTCAGAATCATTTCTGTCTGTATAAAAGTTAATTAAAACAGGTTTTTCAGTATTTATTAACTCCCCAAATCTAGTCATAGTATAAGTTTTAAATGAGGGATAATCTGCAAACAATTTTTGTTACAAAGTGCAAAGATATAAAAAAGTTTTTAAACTAACTGATTATCAGGCTTTCTTCAATTCTATCACCGTAATTTCTGGCCAAATACCAACTCTACCCGGAAATGCATGGTATCCAAAACCTCTGTTTACATTAATAAATCTACCTGCTTCTTCATACAAACCTGCCCATTGTTTATAGACAAACTGAGAAGGACTCCATTTTAACCAACCCGGAATTTCTATACCCACCTGCAAGCCATGTGTATGCCCACTTAAGGTAAGTTGATAATTAAAAGGGTCTTCTTTTACTTTATGTTCCCAATGACTTGGATCGTGACTCATTAATATTTTAAAATCTTCTTTTTTAATGTTTACCGATGCTTTTTGTAAATCTCCCTTTTTCTGAAAACCACCTTTCCCCCAGTTTTCTACACCAACTAATGCAATTTTTTGCCCGTCTTTTTCTAAATATCTATTTTCATTACACAACAAATCGAATCCAATTTTTTTATGAATGTCTTTTACTTTTTGAAAGTTATCTATTTTGTCTTGTGGCTTATCCCAATCTATATAATCTCCATAATCGTGATTACCAAGAATAGAATACTTACCGTCTTTTGCTTCTAATTTATCAAAAACATCCATCCAATTATCCATTTCGTCCGATTTATTATTCACAATATCACCCGTAAACAACATTACATCCGATTTTTGTTGATTTATTAAATCTACACCATATTGTATTTTTTCTCTGTTTGTAAAACTCCCAGAATGAATATCTGAAATTTGAGTAATGGTATATCCATCGAAAGTATCTGGTAGATCTTTAAAACTTAATTGGTATTTTAAAACTTTGTAATTGTATTTCCCTTGAATAATTCCGTAGATAAATGCTGCAAATGGAATTGCTGCCAAACCTAAAGCAATTTGAGAAATAAACTTTCTTCTACCTGCAAGTTCATTTGTTTCTCCGTTTGAAACGGCAGAAAACAATTTTAAAACCCAGCGATATGCATCTTCACCAAACATTATTATTAAGATGACTAATTTTGGTATTAAGACCGTTAACATTATACCCATTGCCATTTGAAACTGTGGAGTTTGACCTTCAGTTCTATCGTAGGTAATTGATACATAAAAGAAATTTATATA
Protein-coding regions in this window:
- a CDS encoding metallophosphoesterase, translated to MKIAIRLIILFAIIMLLEVYAFQAIKTITKNKIFRYSWVLISVIAYINFFYVSITYDRTEGQTPQFQMAMGIMLTVLIPKLVILIIMFGEDAYRWVLKLFSAVSNGETNELAGRRKFISQIALGLAAIPFAAFIYGIIQGKYNYKVLKYQLSFKDLPDTFDGYTITQISDIHSGSFTNREKIQYGVDLINQQKSDVMLFTGDIVNNKSDEMDNWMDVFDKLEAKDGKYSILGNHDYGDYIDWDKPQDKIDNFQKVKDIHKKIGFDLLCNENRYLEKDGQKIALVGVENWGKGGFQKKGDLQKASVNIKKEDFKILMSHDPSHWEHKVKEDPFNYQLTLSGHTHGLQVGIEIPGWLKWSPSQFVYKQWAGLYEEAGRFINVNRGFGYHAFPGRVGIWPEITVIELKKA